From Solanum lycopersicum chromosome 4, SLM_r2.1:
TGATTCCTAACATGTCTATCTGGCACACTTCATgaacacaaatattttattgttaatttaaaataatatgaaaacctgatttatgattaattatatgtttatacgagaaatattgtaaatatttttgtatttggtgtaaattattagttttgtaTCAGAACTATTAAACTTAGATACATCATCGATACAATCTTGATCTGTCACATGACAAAACTAGTCGTCTCAAATTTTTTAGGAGTATAGcactcttaataaaaaaaacgaGAAAGTGTTGAAAATACTCATAAACTTGATAAGACTTTAGGGGTGTATTTTACTCGTGTTGTAAGATTATGGATTTATTTAAGTTCAGTTAGTCAAGTAAAGAGGTGTGTCTAAGGGTCTAAGGTTGTAATAGTTTGAAGATGAAACTAGTCATTCACGTCAAGTTTGACAGATATTTTTCTCCTAAATATTAACCTGTGAAtcgaaataaatatattgactttaaattttaaatctgcTTCTACACTGACTCAATCACACTAAATATTATACTAGTATGCAACTGTATTTCTTAGGTTAGTTGCCTTTAAATTCTCTTCTAAATTGAGTATATGATATATTATCAAAAATGTGCTTGATTAATCATCAATAATTGAGATTAATTAATCAAGGAATCTATAATAGTATCTTGTCAAATATAACCTAAGAATATTCATTTAATATGCTTATTTGAAAGAGTGATGACACATGGCAAGTGAGAAGAAAGTTTGTTTTTCTATGTATTCGGTATTCAATGTTCGTATTGatagttttgataatttaaatttacatgacgtaaaatttatctttaaaagatATACGttttaattatacaaatatttttatcttatttactaatttttattaatttgaaataattaaaattttatcacaCTGATTAGTGATATTATATCAGATTATCTGAATATAGTTTTTTTAGCTATcagatacactaaaataaagagagaaggCGTAGGATGACAGGAGGAATGCGAACAAGATTTATCTATGCATATCAAATACACATGAATCTCACTTGATACATGTATTCGATATAATTCGtgtatatatgaaaaaacaGTTGCAAGAGCGAGATAAGAGAGGCGAACGAGATTTGCATATGCATATTAATTCACTTGAATATGGTGTACGTATAACAAATTGAACCGAACTTTGGCAATCTTGACTTATTTGCGCACGAAAATCTGATTAAATTCATAAGATTATAAACTAGTGTGAACCTAAGTAATTAACtactaaattaatgaaatttcttAAAGTTATTCCTAATAATTACACACAATTAACACAATTACTGATCTTCCATCAATTCTTAACTTGACCTCTGCGAATCAACATTCAAActtaaaatctttaattaataataaagatattgTATTAATCCCACCTAAATCCTTATTTATAAtaagttcaaaaaaataaaggtAATCACATTTTGAGAGAGATGTATTACTAGTAactatgaaaattattaattaattataaaataacaaatgcTTATAATATGTTTCTTATCCATTAGTTTGTCATATAGTTTCTATTATATATGATTAGATTTCTAATCAAAATTTGTCTTCTTATGCACATGGCACAAATAGCATATGCTGGTACcaataaatgaatattaaagTGTTCTAGCATATACAAAAATGTGTGATTGAAAATAATTCCTTTTGGAACAAGTGAAAAAGACTTCCAAACTTTGAGATTGGAGTATACTTcagttaatatttaatttttcataactaaacgagaaaattaaaataatgttgggtttagcaagtgtgaatgggaaaagagaagagggaatatgaaaagtaagggaactattttggagggaaaatgaaaagtcatttctctcaTATCgacaaaagaaagggaaattgttgtccttatataaggaaacacttccattgcttcttaaagagctaagaagaagatgccccctcgccGCGGCGGCGTCGTTTGTTGCTCGGTTTAGGATGTGATTGATAaaaattttggacaaaatttatttaatcagtttttgttaaatcaaataaatcctgttaatattatctcttataaatttgcgggtaacggtaacattcggaaaagtcgttactttccgaAAAGCCGTTATTTTTATAACAgacagatttttctgaaaagttgttattttttctaaaagacacaactttctggataaaaagggtctgaacagatttctctGAACAGACacgtttcttgctgaaaatggctataaaaggaagtcaatttttgatttttcaatcactaaaattttccttctttgcatatatttttctctcaaataaatcaaagtgtcgattgactgagtctgtgtgacttgttgttgttctgaagttcgctgaagttaaagaaattcgaggtaccgctatttcttaacaggtttaatccgttttatcttgagAGAAATTAGTCCATAACCTTGGATACATTGAgggaattaaatttcttaagaacaCACAGTAATTTCTGTAGACTCAGATTacttcttgtattttatgtattttgtgtTTCATCTTATTCTGTTTCTGTCGTTTTAGGCTAACCTTATAATACAGGTtgaataacaaataaaactatCATAATCAGCCTCGCTCTTCAGATGAACGTGTCTTTTAATTTGAACTCAGCTGATATTTAATCTTTCAAAACTAAACgagtaaatcaaaataaaactaTCACGACTAGCGTCGCTCTTTCATCGTCAGGGAGGAGCATCTCGAAGTATGATAAAAGAATATTGCATTTTAACTTTATCTCTCGGAATTCACCACAAGTTGAGTTTGAGGAACCGATGAACACAACCAATTTCAtagttaaaaaatttaagaaatatgagaagattttttaatgtttCACAACCATGGTTAATAAAAAGCACACCTTTATGAATGTTTAGTCAAATATATGAAACTTAATATAAGTAAAATgttgataatattattaaatatttttcaaaaaaaaaatatcataaattatataagAGAAAACATTACTCCTTCTATCTCATTTTATGTAATATTCTTTGACTTGAACTActgtttatgaaaaaaaataattaaaaagcttGTGGTTTAAAACAAGCTTGGATATTTGTGTGGTTgatattcatttcattatgagTAATACGAAAATtcaaaactaaattattttcaactataattaaataacatttttcttAAGACGAACTAAAGAAAGTATCACGTGAAATGAGACAGAGgttggtaattttttttcacaataaGTCAATCTTTTTGCATCAAATAATCACtcatagtgaagagttggttaTGATTTAATGCCCCAACACACATAGAAAACCTTATCTAATCATCTTAGATAACAAAATAAGAgacattcaaacaaaaaaaaaacttgattaaattgtagaaaaaaaaaggggaatcttataatttataaattcttaaattcttGGTACATGACAAGGCTTTTTGATTGTTCATTTTGGATAATAATTCTTTGTCTAAACCACTTAtaaaaatacacaacaaaatgaaaacaaaatgaCAACTATGGAATTTGATGTTTCACTTTTGAGGTCCCAATGGAATGCAAAAGACAAAATAGGCAGTTTTATctgtctaattttttttttccaatttgtAAATGTGATTGATTGAGAATATCAACTAGTTGTAGCATTGTAGGTCCAATTGTTTAAAGAGCTTTTGTATATCCTTACGACGtaaattcaaatcaaattaatcGGAATTCAAAACGAATACCTGTTCTAGTCTTTGTTACCCTCTCATTTGACCAACAAGACACAAAAGGTAGAGTGTAAACTAGGGTGGTTCAAAATCGAACTGAAATCGATAAGCCGAAtcgataaaaaagttattggttTATAGTATTGGGTTATTGGCTTAGTGgttttaatattgatttttttttgttatcgggTTATTGGTTCTTAACGGtttaaagttttttcttaatGGGTTAACCGATAAcccgatagtaaattaaataattatatttataccattttgtatatGAAGTTCTCAACTAGGTGTTTAATGATTATTTTACAATGTAAAAGTGTTTGATTTTGAGCAAGATGTAACTTGTGAACTCAAGtgcatggtttatttggtttgtcaccttgtttctaagtgattttcaatgttttttcttaTGTCAAATCTTAACAGTTAAATCGATAACgatcaaaaaccgataaaccaATAACCGATAAGCTAATATCTTAATAGTTCTATAACGGTTCAGCATCCgataaacttcaaaatcaaACCGAACCGGCCGATACACAGCCATACTATTGCCTTAGAGGTAGAGATATTATTTTCCGATAGAACCTCAGCAAAACAAACAAGCAAAATACTAAAACAAAGCATgacaatgaagaagaaaaaataactatagtaaaaataatacgATAATCGAAGTATAAGGTaccataaatatttacataaatcaaaggagaAAGAAGCTACAAAAATGAGTATATACTATTGACTACCAGTATGGAAGTGTTCCAAACACTTGAGAATTGATCAATAATCCTCATCCATatcaatcaaaaaatttaagaagcATATACAGAAAACATACACCTTTTTAaccttaacaaaaaaaataaaaatcacattagtAAATAAATGATTTCCCAACATATTCTACATATTTTCACTAGGAAGAATATGTCAAAACAAGTTACAAATGAGATCAAGAAGATGATTGCTTGTAGTTAAGCTAAAACCAAAAATATTGACatgatcaacataagaaacacaCACTCCTACTCCTTGGTGTGTTCCTTTCTTCAAAGCCCCTCGCGAATGATCTAATCGATAGATGCTCTGAAGCATATGTCATGAAGGACGTCAAAATAAGGCCGCCTACGACCATCAAACCTAACCTGTGGAAAAACATAAGAACGAAACGTTACGTTCCGTAGATGTTTCACTTCCATCACATCATATGAATATTCGTATTCAACCAATGTCTACCCGGGAGATATTCTTTGACTATTTACGTCAAAGATATTCTAGTGCCTAATCACAACAAGAGGTATTTGTAAAGACGGACAAGAAAACAAAGGAGAGGGTGAGAAATTGGACGTTCGGAGAAGCCAACAGCATCACCAAGAAATTCTACCTGAGTGAtgaaactataaaagaaaacaagcaccaaaaagTTAAGGATTCATAGAATTTGTCAGAATATGTGACGCTACGCGGTCATAGAAGATGGCTTACATAACAACCCAGCAATGTTGTTGAAGCTACACTATGCTAACAAATCCAGTGCAATCCTACGAGGATGGTCGGGGAGGGTAGGATGTATGCAAATCCTACCCCTACCCTTGTGGGTAGAAAGGTGGTTTGCGATAGACCCTCGgttcaaaagaaaagaagaatttgaagcacaattttataagaaaataagacgGCAAAATATAGGATATAAAGCAATTCACTACGATAACATAAGAGGAATATATGAGACAGTCGTCTAATAAGAATGGTTGCTAAAGCCTCTTTTAGGCTTACTGGGCCTTCAAAATATAACATATGCGAAATTCTGAATTAACTTTAAAAGCCTGAATTTACTTGGTCTTTTCTCGCCCgtattatttctttcttattcATGAATGAGTTAAAGATGTGATTAGGAGtccatttaaatatatattgcaaTATAACTTATAACTACACATGTATAGATACTTGAGAGATTCTAGTTTTATAGGTGAAACCAAGAAACCACATGGCAAGTAGACACCAACTGCTATCACGTAATTCAAATCCAGCTCGAATAGACAACAACCAAATGACACAAAATTCATTGAAATGCAGAAATCCTGTTGGGAGTACCTCAAAAACAAAGAAGTGACTCCAAAAACACCAGGCAATGCTGGGGCTGCAATGGCAAGAAATGCCATCCCTAACCCATAGTACCATGCTTCATTGTCACAACATGATTGTTGCCGCTGATGACCTACAAAGCAAAAAAGTAGGCAGCAACACTGAAGAAAAGCACCGACAAATTTAGTAAAATAGAATTCGGTGATCTGGTAAAATGAACGAACCTTTTCCAGGTTCATAATCCAAAGATACAGGATGAGCCGGAAATTGACCAGGTTGATTTGCCGCAACCCTTCCCCACTGATAAACTAAGTGCAGATAACTTCCGAACAAGAGGAAGAAAAGTGTAAATGTCCATTCGTACATAAGGAGGAGACCAGTCCATGGCATTACTTGGCGCGGAATGATTAAAAGTGGAAGACCAAGGGACACAAGAGCAGCAGCAAAACAGACACAGACAGATACCGCACCCAGATAAGTAGGCATCTTCAACTGCATACCATTTGGGAACTGTTTATCATTTTAAGATTATGTGAGAAAAAGCAACATAAATTTATCAATAAGTAAATCAATATTATGGTAGAAATATGGTCATTAATTTCAGCAGCCAAAATATGTCAATATGAAGGCAAGAATTTAAGGCCTCTGCATTCTAAGATAACCAATTTATGAATAGTGAAAGGAAGGAGCAAAACTTAATCAGGATGTTGAAGACTCAACAACTGAGAGGAAGGAGAGATGTACCTGCTGGTTGGAGCTGATGGCAGATGGAGGAACAGAGGCATAAGCTAGGACACCTCCTCTGACCTTGTAGTACATTTGTCTGATATGGTGCCATAGTGATTGTGTCTGCAGAAGCCAtcttttagaaatatttcaaatttttgactAATGGCTAAGTAATTAACTCTTTTTAAAATCACCAACCTGTAAGAACGACCGATAGTAACAAAATGCTATCAGAAGCAATGGAAGCAAATAAAGAAATTTGACAAGAAGTTCATCTCTGGAATTTTTGCCGCCTCTAGTTCCAGGTAGAGATTCTTGAAGTTGTACCCTGACATTCTGCAGCATAGGCAAACATAGGAAAGTCACACAATCTTGTATTGGCAAGTACAAAAGTCCTCCTTTTCCACATCTAAAGACATCCTTATCTTCAAGATGGAAAAAAAAGCTTCCACGAAGACACAAAAAAAGGTTTTTATGATGGGTGTGGGATAGAACCAGGGAGCATCCTAGTGCAGGAAAAAGACGACCACATTTGGAGAATGCAAAGAGCACTAGCAACAGCTGGAGGAGAGAAGACCAAGAATACCTGCCAGACATCAACAGGTTTTAACAGCCAAGACGTCCACCAATCCCACGGTTTAAGCGGGCCAAGTGTGTAATGAATAACTCGAAGTTCTTTTTCATCCACCATCCACTGCAGATACATCAATTATGAAAAGATAAAGGTCAAAACAAGGAAGCAAATTTAATGCACTTCCGAAAATATCTATTGCAAACAATTGCCTATGTTCATCTAATATGAAACCTTCTCATTTGTTTCAGCAGGAAAATACTTCCCGTAATCCAAGaaaatcttctcttttttttctggGATATGGTACACGCCCCATGGCAAGACCAACGAGTTCAGTCCTCCAAAGAAAACAAGAGTCAGACAATGATCCATTCCCACTTTATGGTTTGAGGTGGAAGGTACCAAGCATTAGGCTTTTCCTCTCTTATCTCTGGCCATCCAAAATATCTTCATTGACTACCTTCTATTAATACCATGCACATTTAGCAGCACGTTCTCCTAAATAGTTTGTGCAGCTTTCTCTAAAATTCTTCTCTCCATGGAAAGACTATTCTATGGATAAAATATATAGTATGAACCAATCAAATTTCACTAATTGTTGATAACTAATTGCTATAGCCTATACTACAGCAGCATATTTCAATCCCATGAAAGtcaactttttcttcttttcctatATTAACAAAAATGGCAGCTTTAATCCTTCCTTTTAAGAGTAAAGGGGCAGGCTGGTGCATTAACGCTCCCGCAGTGTGCGGGGTCCAGGAAAGCACTAAAGCTTGCCCAAGAGTGTAAAAACTAACTGTATTTGGTCCATATTTCATCAAATGCTAAAGCCTACACACCACAAACCAACCAACTAAAAACACACTCAAAGAAAGGACAGTCTCTTGCACCTAAACATACCTTGTTAGCAAGCATGTAGAGGCCAACATCTGCATTGTAAAGAGTAGAAAGTCTCTCCATTTCTGGAACCTTTCTGGAATTTAAGACATCTGACGGCAAATTTGGCTCATAAACCTGAGCATTAGCAAACCCAACATAGTAGGAGTTGAGAAAACCTTGATCACCTGTTAGAAGAGAATCAACAACAATTATCAAACACAAATATTTTCACCATTAGGACAATGGAAAAAACAATCTGTGCAACGAACTATCAGAACTAGTAAAATATCTCACTAAAATTATTAGATgataaaagataaaatcttTCAATAGAAACATAAGTTGGACTATAGAAAGATGTGATGACAACATATAACCTTAAAACCAAAGCAGTTCACAGCTAAACAGTACCTCCAGTGTAAGAAGGCAAAGTGGTCACCTTGCTCATcatatcattaaaaactttttctgaTGGCTCAACCACCATGACTCCAGAATTCAGTCTCtcagaatgttttaaatttgcaCAGAACTTCCCACATTTAAACAGATCTTCAATGCTTTTAACAACAATAGTATCAGCGTCAAGATACACCACTGCCAAAACAAGGGAGAAATGGCAAGAATAAGGTCTACAAGTCAGAAAACCATATGCATAATGCTTAGCAGAAAAGAGAACTACAGGAGTAATGAGATATCTGTTTGAAATATTCAGGTAATGAAATAAGCTAGGTCTCTATCTTTCACATACCCATCGCTTTTCCCTTAAACAGCATACACAAGAGATGACTTAATTGTACTAAAGCCTAGAGCCTGGTAGTACACGCATAGCTCGAGCCACCTAtgattacactgggtatgttatTGTTGCTGTTGCAATTGCTCAAGACACATTACATCTAAAGTTTTATAGAAGCCGAACATGGTTCTCTTAGTCTTCAGATATAttcacctattttttttttactcttggTACAATTACATACTAGATGTACTTGCAGCTACATCAGTTTTTAAAAAACAGGCTGATACGTTTGAAGTAAAGGAATATAATTGGAAGAAGAAAACTGAAATAAATTAGACCATTTATACAATCCATTATATAACAGGACATAGAATGGCGGAAATCATCAAGAACACAATAACTACATCAAGCCAAAGTTAAGAAACACCTAAGAAATATCCAAGGTTCTATTTTACATCCCTTTCTTTCTTTAGCATTTAGGTTGAAGTTTGACACATTGAATTACCTTTCTTGTAAGTGGtcatgttaaatatttttagctTTGTGTAGACGCCCCAAAACCTCTTCGGTCTCACTTGATTTGGGTTTGCCAGTAAGCTAATTTTCTCCACAATCCAACCATCTGCCTGTAAGAAAGAAACCAAACATCAAAACAACCATTTTAGCAGGAAAGTAAGCACCGCTTAGAAATAGCTatacataataaacaaaaagattgacaattaatttatgaataaattttacaataaaGAATAACAGCTAAAACAAAGACTATAATAGGACTTCACCCAGGCAAAGTAAACCACAATTCACGGGTACCACTTTTACAATTTGCTTTTACCGACTGGAAAGAGTGCAAAGTAATTTAGTTTCGGAATAGAAAAAAGAACATATCTTCAAGATAGACCCAGTTTACTACTTCTAACAATTGAGCAGCACTCGACTTAGATTTTAATATTCACTTATACTAGTCCTAGATCACTAATAAAGCAATTGACTTAACATTCATCAATTTACACTCTAGAATACCCATGAGGAAGTGaactttctttttctaacaatttatatttatggCTCAGCTTGTGTGTACTTTCACTAATCCACAAGGCAATCAGCTAAAACCCACATTTCAAGTGATGGGAAAAACCTGCTCACGGAAGCTGGATAGATGGGCTTACACACTGAATCACCAGGTTTTTCTCTTATGGCTCAAACACTGAGTCATCCTCTTGGATTCAATACTGAGTTATTCTTAACATGCAAGCACATAAAAAGTTGAACTTATTGGTCCTAAAACAATAACAAATCAGCTAACTTTACATTTCCCAgctcaacaacaataacaaatcaGCTAGCTTTATATTTCCCAGCTCAAGAGCAACATACCTAGAGGGATCTGGGATTGGTAAGATGTGTGCAGACCTTACCACTACCTTTAAACGGTAGAGAGATGTCTCTGTAGTTGAATATCCAAAATGGATCCAAATGAAACAGCACGAAATGGATTCATGTAGTTGACCCCAACTAGTTTGGGATCAAGGGGTTTATTTTCTTCTAGTATTACTAAGTATTCCTCAATAAGCAAGCAAATATTTTCCTAGAACAATGACAAATCAACTGCCTTAACAATTCCCAGCTCAAGCTTATAAAAAACTACCATTTCATCCGTATAATGAAGTTATTCCTATAATTGAGTATCCCATACGGATCCAAACGAAACAGAACGAAACAATTCATATAGTTGACCCCAACTAGTTTGGAATCAAGGGGTTTATGTTCTTATAAGCAAACACATACAAGGCGAAAAAATGAATTCATTAGTCCTAGAACAAGAACAATTCAACGGTCTTCACATCTCCCAGCTCAATCTTATCAAAAAACTATAATTGAGTTTCTGATATGGCTCCAaatgaaacaaattaaaataagattcATACAGCCAACCTCAACTAGTTCGGGATCAAGGGGTTTATGTTCTTGTACTACTATTCAGTATTACTCAAAAATAACTTTGATCAGAGTACAATCAAAACCTACCTGGAGTAGATGTTTGGCATATTGAGAAACCCCATCAGAGACCAAAACTACCATATCTTTGGTTGATCCAGTATCCCTAATCGACTTGCCAAGTACTCGAACCCCAAGCAAGAACTCATCGCCATACAAAAGGGTCACATATGCTTCATCAGATTTGGAACAATAAGCTCCAATCAAACAATTACACAACAAGAACAAAACCCCAAATCGTAAAAAACTGATTCTCATCACACTacagtgaagaaaaaaaaaagatcactttttttttctctttttcaaattgaaattgaaaaagggGATCTATTTCCAACTGGGGTTTTTGAATTCTTCAAAGTTCATAtggattcttgaatttttattgCTCCATAGCAATGTTCATAGTCTTGTTTGTCGTCTCCCTTTTGGTTTTGGCTGTCTTTCTGGAAAATAGGAGTTGTCAACCGTCTCTCAACGTGCTCATGTCATACCAACATAGGTTCCTCGGTCAGAAGTCTCGTATTTAAATTtcgatataaaaaaatagatcgagagtatgatttttcaaaatgaacTTTACAACGCgtgaattcaaattaaatttcgATAGAAAAAATTGGATCGAAAGtgtgatttttcaaaataaactctACAACGCGTGAATTCGAATGAGACAGTCTCTAATTAGGGAAGGGAGACTAGAAGTAGCATAATGTTCGCATTAGACAttctattcatatttttttataaaatcgaGTTTTCGTTATGTATATTAGTTAGTTATGTAAGaggttttattttaattgtgcATATCAAAAATTAATTGGAACATACATAAGTTTAGTTGTTaacttatttatataataagtgCTTGAGAATATAGACAAtctgtttttaaaatttttaaattagaaatatCTAATATGAATATCTTatcacatatttaattaaaatatagcatgatttatatgtttaaataaaattaattgacaAATTTAAAGATTGTAAGGTGtattttgtccaaatttttggttcaaaataaaatatagcgTGAGCTTTAGAACTAATAGAGTCAAACTCGTTTTGTGAAACTCAAGTGAATAATCCAATTACACAGTACGGTAAAGAAAAATGAgaatgaaaattataatatgagAAATCAAACGCTCAAtaataagatgaaaatttaGATGGCGTATCAATTGAATTGTAGCAATTCTTATTGTACtttaaatttgaatagattagaAGCGAACCaattaattttatgtgtttatctaaatatgaaatattattactttacaTGGAAAAAGAATAAACTTGATTATCTTTTCAACCGTATTTATCTTAATGGTTAAATTAATAATCGataaattagtaattaataagtcagtatattgatgattttattgcGATTTAGCATGTCTACATATTAACAatcaataaatttcaaaatcgaaccgaacctaataaagtaaatattagTGATTATTTCTTCTCCAAAAAATATTACTAcaactaaatttttaaaaaataaaaccttttttttcCTAAACCCTTACCATTAAATAGTTTTATTAGTTGATTTCTGGGGGAAAAAGATCCATCAAAACCCCCCAATCCCCTAAACCCTTTCTCTTGCATTTTGTGAACTTCCACCGGCGGACGGCTCTAGA
This genomic window contains:
- the LOC101248962 gene encoding inositol phosphorylceramide glucuronosyltransferase 1 isoform X1 — protein: MRISFLRFGVLFLLCNCLIGAYCSKSDEAYVTLLYGDEFLLGVRVLGKSIRDTGSTKDMVVLVSDGVSQYAKHLLQADGWIVEKISLLANPNQVRPKRFWGVYTKLKIFNMTTYKKVVYLDADTIVVKSIEDLFKCGKFCANLKHSERLNSGVMVVEPSEKVFNDMMSKVTTLPSYTGGDQGFLNSYYVGFANAQVYEPNLPSDVLNSRKVPEMERLSTLYNADVGLYMLANKWMVDEKELRVIHYTLGPLKPWDWWTSWLLKPVDVWQNVRVQLQESLPGTRGGKNSRDELLVKFLYLLPLLLIAFCYYRSFLQTQSLWHHIRQMYYKVRGGVLAYASVPPSAISSNQQFPNGMQLKMPTYLGAVSVCVCFAAALVSLGLPLLIIPRQVMPWTGLLLMYEWTFTLFFLLFGSYLHLVYQWGRVAANQPGQFPAHPVSLDYEPGKGHQRQQSCCDNEAWYYGLGMAFLAIAAPALPGVFGVTSLFLRLGLMVVGGLILTSFMTYASEHLSIRSFARGFEERNTPRSRSVCFLC
- the LOC101248962 gene encoding inositol phosphorylceramide glucuronosyltransferase 1 isoform X2 gives rise to the protein MRISFLRFGVLFLLCNCLIGAYCSKSDEAYVTLLYGDEFLLGVRVLGKSIRDTGSTKDMVVLVSDGVSQYAKHLLQADGWIVEKISLLANPNQVRPKRFWGVYTKLKIFNMTTYKKVVYLDADTIVVKSIEDLFKCGKFCANLKHSERLNSGVMVVEPSEKVFNDMMSKVTTLPSYTGGDQGFLNSYYVGFANAQVYEPNLPSDVLNSRKVPEMERLSTLYNADVGLYMLANKWMVDEKELRVIHYTLGPLKPWDWWTSWLLKPVDVWQNVRVQLQESLPGTRGGKNSRDELLVKFLYLLPLLLIAFCYYRSFLQTQSLWHHIRQMYYKVRGGVLAYASVPPSAISSNQQLKMPTYLGAVSVCVCFAAALVSLGLPLLIIPRQVMPWTGLLLMYEWTFTLFFLLFGSYLHLVYQWGRVAANQPGQFPAHPVSLDYEPGKGHQRQQSCCDNEAWYYGLGMAFLAIAAPALPGVFGVTSLFLRLGLMVVGGLILTSFMTYASEHLSIRSFARGFEERNTPRSRSVCFLC